The Castanea sativa cultivar Marrone di Chiusa Pesio chromosome 11, ASM4071231v1 genome contains a region encoding:
- the LOC142616302 gene encoding uncharacterized protein LOC142616302, producing the protein MEKMGFKDRWIQLIYECISSVSYSILVNGEPHGDIQPTRGLRQGDPLSPYLFLLVSEGLNGLIQQAMAAGDIRGFSLCRNGPQISHLFFADDTLLFCRAELRENAIKNLLGVPEIKEYERYLGLTAVVGNNRRACLNYIHERVWGNFGGVNGVIEGRYIGKNGIFYVNQNQKGPWQSSIPYFGVVDATVDQLIDSDSRWWNTSLVDSIFLTFEAQLIKSIPVCHSAQEDFPFCLHSRTGMYQVHSGYNLLCALNSSDVASSSDTVEQKKFWNSLWKLDVPNKVKVFLWRACTNSILTMLNLHKRRIVSSSVFSLCREGEESVLHALWSCEGISSVWGSCFASLRSEFSKVSSFSDLLDLVFCSLFISEVFAMTCWAIWNCRNKVRDFQQVCLCSSKKVRSRRPRWKLPNVGFVKVNFDGAIFEGLKAAGIGVAVRNEHGEVVAALAEQIPIPDSVFTLETLAARRVVHFVWQLGLHNVVFEGDSESSIHAIRNRLLLHSSCGHII; encoded by the exons ATGGAGAAGATGGGTTTTAAGGATCGTTGGATCCAGTTGATTTATGAGTGCATCAGCTCTGTTTCTTATTCCATTCTTGTGAATGGGGAACCTCATGGTGATATTCAACCTACTAGGGGACTTAGACAGGGCGATCCTTTGTCTCCTTATCTATTTCTTTTGGTGTCCGAAGGTCTTAATGGTTTAATCCAACAAGCTATGGCAGCCGGTGATATTAGAGGCTTTTCCCTTTGTCGCAATGGTCCTCAGatatctcatttattttttgcagatgatactcTCCTTTTTTGTAGAGCTGAGCTAAGGGAG AATGCCATTAAAAATCTGCTTGGTGTACCTGAGATTAAGGAATATGAACGTTATTTGGGGCTTACTGCTGTGGTGGGGAATAATAGAAGGGCCTGCCTTAATTATATTCACGAGAGGGTTTGGG GAAATTTTGGCGGGGTCAACGGGGTGATCGAAGGAAGATACATAGGAAAAAATGGGATATTTTATGTCAACCAAAATCAAAAGGGGCCTTG GCAGAGTTCTATCCCCTATTTTGGTGTTGTCGATGCCACGGTGGACCAATTGATAGATAGTGATTCGAGGTGGTGGAATACAAGTCTGGTGGATTCTATTTTCTTAACTTTTGAAGCTCAGCTGATTAAGTCCATCCCGGTCTGTCATTCTGCTCAGGAGGATTTTCCGTTCTGTCTTCATTCCCGGACTGGTATGTATCAGGTTCATTCGGGTTATAATTTGTTATGTGCTTTAAATAGTAGTGATGTAGCTTCATCTTCAGACACAGTTGAGCAGAAGAAATTTTGGAATAGCCTTTGGAAATTAGATGTTCCAAATAAGGTGAAAGTCTTCCTTTGGCGAGCTTGCACCAATTCCATCCTGACTATGCTTAATTTACACAAGCGCAGGATTGTTTCATCTTCAGTGTTTAGCCTCTGTCGTGAAGGGGAGGAATCAGTTCTTCATGCCTTATGGTCTTGTGAGGGTATTAGTTCAGTTTGGGGTTCTTGTTTTGCTTCTTTACGTTCTGAATTTTCCAAGGTCAGTTCGTTTAGTGACCTGCTTGATTTAGTGTTCTGTTCCTTGTTCATTTCTGAAGTCTTTGCAATGACTTGTTGGGCTATCTGGAATTGCCGGAATAAAGTGCGG GATTTTCAGCAGGTTTGTCTTTGTTCTAGTAAGAAGGTCCGATCAAGGAGACCTCGGTGGAAGCTTCCTAATGTGGGTTTTgtgaaggtgaattttgatgGGGCGATCTTTGAAGGTTTAAAGGCAGCAGGTATTGGTGTTGCTGTTCGGAATGAACATGGGGAGGTGGTTGCGGCTTTGGCTGAGCAAATTCCCATACCAGATTCTGTTTTCACTCTTGAAACTTTGGCGGCTAGGCGTGTGGTTCATTTTGTTTGGCAACTTGGCCTTCATAATGTTGTCTTTGAGGGTGACTCGGAGTCTTCCATTCATGCTATTAGGAATAGACTATTATTACATTCATCTTGTGGTCATATTATTTAA
- the LOC142616304 gene encoding uncharacterized protein LOC142616304 — MKPPRTKKEIRGILGRIQYISRFIAQLTMTCEPIFRLLKKEVPTVWNEQCQEAFEKIKNYLMKSPILVPPILEKPLLLYLTSTDTAMGALRALYLEETRKENAIYYISKKMLPYEEKYSPLEKTCVALVWATRKLRQYMLAYKVLLIARINPLKYLMEIPVQVGKTAKWVLLLLEFDIRSRPQNSTRSNTNMCQGCRIKLQMPKYVPRMQNQIADAIVTMASMMDRPKEDEIGLIVVEQKEEPAYCMTIEEDEEKNGEGEKYLNILQYLKDGTYPPSADKNDQWTIRRLSTNYIICGERLYRRSYDGIHLLYVTTKEAQQIIKEVHESSYGPHMNAHMLLRKILRQGYYWTIMEANCAAYV; from the exons ATGAAACCTCCAAGAACTAAAAAGGAAATCCGAGGAATTCTGGGGAGAATACAGTACATTAGCAGGTTCATAGCTCAACTCACCATGACATGTGAACCAATCTTTAGATTGCTTAAGAAGGAAGTCCCTACAGTGTGGAATGAACAATGTCAAGAAGCctttgagaagatcaagaattaTTTGATGAAATCGCCAATACTTGTCCCACCAATACTTGAAAagccattgttgttgtatctcacCTCTACTGATACAGCAATGGGGGCTCTACGTGCTTTATACCTAGAAGAGACTAGAAAAGAGAATGCCATATACTACATTAGCAAGAAGATGTTGCCTTATGAAGAAAAGTATTCACCCTTAGAGAAGACATGCGTAGCACTTGTATGGGCAACCCGCAAACTCAGACAATATATGCTTGCTTACAAGGTCTTGCTCATTGCAAGAATAAATCCTTTGAAGTACTTAATGGAAATACCCGTGCAAGTTGGGAAGACTGCTAAATGGGTCTTGCTTTTGTTAGAATTTGATATTAG AAGTAGGCCTCAAAATTCAACAAGGTCTAATACCAATATGTGCCAAGGATGCAGAATCAAATTACAGATGCCAAAATATGTGCCAAGGATGCAGAATCAAATTGCAGATGCCATAGTGACAATGGCATCAATGATGGATAGGCCTAAAGAAGATGAAATAGGACTGATAGTGGTGGAACAAAAAGAGGAACCAGCTTATTGCATGacaatagaagaagatgaagaaaagaatggGGAAGGTGAAAAGTATTTAAACATCCTACAGTATCTCAAGGATGGAACATACCCACCATCTGCAGACAAGAATGACCAATGGACCATCCGAAGGTTGTCcactaattacattatttgtggTGAAAGGCTCTACAgaagatcatatgatggaaTTCATCTCCTTTATGTAACCACTAAGGAGGCACAACAGATAATTAAAGAGGTTCATGAATCAAGTTATGGGCCACATATGAATGCACACATGCTATTAAGGAAGATATTGAGACAAGGCTATTACTGGACCATCATGGAAGCCAACTGTGCGGCTTATGTTTGA
- the LOC142616301 gene encoding uncharacterized protein LOC142616301, with amino-acid sequence MDPLKYLFENPTSSGRLLRWLILLAEFNLKYATRKTIKGSIVSDFCAENPMEGEDGREDFSDKDILDIELRAWKMYFDKVVNQYGNVIGVLLITLEGTHIPLVVKLNFKATNNMAKYEVCIARMEALLELGVIEAKVFVDSTLVIAQVQRLWKVKEEHLKPYEQYLEDLTKNFDRIEYTSIPRAQNQFVDA; translated from the coding sequence ATGGATCCATTGAAGTACTTGTTTGAGAACCCCACTTCGAGTGGAAGACTATTAAGATGGTTGATCCTACTAGCAGAATTCAATCTAAAGTATGCTACAAGGAAAACCATCAAAGGGAGTATTGTATCTGATTTTTGTGCTGAGAACCCCATGGAAGGAGAGGATGGTAGAGAAGATTTTTCAGACAAGGATATTTTGGATATTGAGCTAAGGGCATGGAAGATGTATTTCGACAAAGTCGTGAACCAATATGGAAATGTGATAGGAGTACTCTTAATCACTCTTGAAGGAACTCACATACCCTTAGTAGTTAAGTTGAACTTTAAGGCAACCAATAACATGGCAAAATATGAGGTTTGTATCGCCAGAATGGAGGCTCTTCTAGAATTGGGAGTGATAGAGGCCAAGGTCTTTGTAGATTCAACTTTGGTTATAGCTCAAGTACAAAGGTTGTGGAAAGTGAAGGAAGAGCACTTAAAACCATATGAGCAGTATCTAGAAGATTTGACCAAAAATTTTGATAGAATTGAGTACACGAGCATCCCTAGAGCTCAGAATCAGTTTGTAGATGCCTAG